In Rhinolophus ferrumequinum isolate MPI-CBG mRhiFer1 chromosome 3, mRhiFer1_v1.p, whole genome shotgun sequence, the DNA window AAATGGCTTATGATGTTGTACTGGTAATTCTAGAACTGGAGGTTTTTACTTGTTCTACCCATAGTTAgtttgcttactttttttttttcttagtgatacCAATGGTGAGTTGATTAATTTTGTAAGTGGCCTCCATGGGTTTCTTCAAGGTCATGTCTATTTGTTTGGAGATGGATTTCATATAAGGCCTTTCACAATCAGAGTGGCCTGTGGTGGATGTAACCCTTAGATTTCTGTTCTAAATTGGTATTTTGTGTCAGTAGAGGGCGATGTAGAAGAAAGTCTTTGTATTACGTACTAAAAGCAGGAATATGATAGTCCTGCAAGAAAAAAACCTACTACTGGGCGAAATTGGTGGTAGCTGTGTTGAATAAATAACATGATCAGTGCTTTTTAAGACATTTGTTCAAAGTGTTATACTTAGGAGTAACGTcttaaacatatacacattttgtaATATTGCCTTTTAATCTGACTATAGTTCTTATTATACTTTTTGGTACTTAATGCGGAAGAGAACTTCCAAGCTATGTGATGTGGTTCTTTTTAAGTTATACTGAATACAGTATAAGCATAGGCCAACTTTTCCTTTTGagttaaaaattgtaatattttctgtataaataatttttattactgaCTCTCCTGGGTTACCTAAATATGTATAACTCAGCTATATCAGCATTCGGGAAGACCAAAATGTTAACTCTGGTTTTATTAAATAAGGCAGTTTATGAAAATATCTAGGATAATAGGTGTTTAATAACTTActattcttcctcccttcctaatccaatggtttttttttttaaattctcagtaaagttgatgtttttcattatttttttacttgtctGTGACTTACCCTGGACCATAATCTATTTACAGATAAAGATAGTCTCTTTCACTACTGTGAATCTCTGTAGCAGACACTGATGTTTGCGTATTGGTTGGCCATTCCCcttgttttcttataattattattttttcacctgttttctctctgttggCATTTTGGACAGCACTTCCTCATGTGAAACAGCCATATACTTTCCAGGACATTGGGCCTCCCTGGCTCTCATCCACTAAATGCCAGTAGTGGCCCCCAGCCCTCATGACAACCCAAAATATCACCATGTAATTCAGAAAGCTTCCGGAGTGTTGGAACCATCTTCTGGCTCATCATAGTGGTTTCTTACTCCTTTCCAAATTGCTGGTGTATGCATGTGATACAATGTAATTCTGGCTGAAAATATGAGAAATTGTTTGGGGGCTTTTGAaacaaagcttttcttctaaaatggGTACATGtatatttgctatttaatttaTCTTCCTTATAATCTAATGTACAAAGAAGGATATGTGGTAAATTTttgcacattttaatttatttctatttttgagcAAAAGATGGGCGATCTAAATATACTGAGATTAAAGATACAACTCTGTGAATTCCTAAGTtagtaataaattcattttttcagcAAATTGCATTTAAGCTTTGTCCGTTGTTGGTAAGAAATATAGCatacaaaatttgaatttctttctccttctctctctcctgctcattcttcctccctccaacatactttaagaaattttaaaataatttttaaaattttgtgataatcacaaacttacagaaaagttgcacaTAGAAAACAATAACTTTTTCCCTAAACCATTGAGAATAAGTTCCCAACCTGATGTCTCATCACCCCAGCACTTTTGTGTGTAATACCTATAAACAAAGATATCCTCCCCCATAACCACAACTCAGCtatcaaaatgaggaaagaagcaTCAGTACATGATTACCATCTAATCCTCAGACCCCAGCCAATTTTAACAGTGCTCTCAATCATGTCCTTTATTTTGTCCTAAATCACATTTGTTACATCTTTTTAGTTTCCTTTAGGCTGGAACAAGTTCTTAGTTTCGCCTTGACTTTCATGGCTTTGTTACTTTTGAAGATTCAACgctagttattttgtagaatacctctcaatttgggtttgtaTGATGTTTCTGCACGTTTAGATGCCAGTTACACATCTTGAGCAGGAATATCAAAGAAGCCAGGGTATATTCTTTCCATTTGCATCTTATCAGATGACACATGATGTTGATTCATCCCAATTCTGATTGACTTTATTTAACGGTTTATTTACCCACTCTGTTGTTGATGTGCAtttggggtttgttttctttcttgtggttATTACTAAAACGGCTGCTCTGAACATTCTAGGACATCTCTGgcaaacacatttctgttggttCCATGCCCAGGATTGGAATTGTAGAGTATAGGGTAGTCTGTGTTCTGTTATAGTGGATTTGGATTCAGACTTACTGAATTTGTCCTGATTATCAGTGGGTTGTGGAGAGCTCTGGCTGGCCTCAATGTCTTTGGATTTGATGGAAGAGGGACAGTGAATTGCTGCTTCAGGCAGTGCTTGGCATTCTCCTGGGTGGGTCAGGGCCAAGTCTGGTTGAGAGGTTGTCCAGAGAACCCTTTGCCTTACCGTGCAGAAGAATGGATGGAGTCTGTTGCCTGGGAAATTGTTCTGGCAGCTATGGGAGGGagctggaaggaagggagggaatttTTTAGGGCTATGGTGAAGGAAAAATCTAAACCTAATGCTATGGTCTCTTTATCACTGTCCTTTCCAGTGAAGAAGATTTTGACGTTGGaatatgtaattgaaaaatattggtCCTATTAATGGAAATATTCCTGTAGAATGAGAAAAATTGCTCTcaaggtgaaaaaaataattttttaattagcaGTAGAGGATGAAATAAATAGTGCTGGGGGAAATCTAAGTTGATAGaagagttgtttgtttttccctgtgtgtttatttttcagttacaattgacattcagtattattttatattagtttcaggtgtacagcataatggttaggcatttatataatttataaagtgatcccctgTTAAGTCTAGTGcctacctggcaccatacatagttactacaatattattgactatattccctattctgtactttacatccccatgactattttgtaactaccagtttgtacttcttaatcccttcacctttttcactcagctcctCAACCCcacttccatctggcaaccatcagtttattctctgtatctatgagtctgtttctgttttgttcatttactttgttttctagattccacatgaaaatgaaagcacatggtatttgtctttttctgtctgacttatttcacttagcataataccctctaggtccattgcaaatggtaagatttcattctttgttatggccgagtaatactccagtgtgtgtgtgtgtgtgtgtgtgtgtgtgtgtgtgtgtgtgtacgtacgtgtatgtaccacatctttatccaattgtctgttggtggacactttggtttcttccatatcttggctattataaataatgctgcaatgaacatagggatacatatatctttctgaattagtgttttggatttctttggataaatactgagaagaggaattgctgggtcataaagtagttttatttttaatttttttgaggaacctccatactgttttccacagtggctgcaccaatttgcaatcccaccaacagtgcatgaaggttcccttttctccacattctcaccaacacttgtttgttttatgatgACGGCCCTTCCGAcaagtgtgaggtaatatctcattgtggttttaatttgcatttctctgatgagtagtgatgCAAATtaagagtaatactccattgtgtgtgtgtgtgtgtgtgtacgagaatcttttcatgtacctgttggccatttgtatgtcttctttgcaaAAAAGTCTATTCAggccctttgcccatttaaaaattgggttatttggtttttttgctattgagtagtatgtgtttcttatatatttttggatagtaacattttattgcatatgtggcaaatattttctcccattctgtaggttggtttttcattttgttaataatttcttttgctgtgcaaaaacttttttagAAGAGTTTCATTGAAGGTTATATCTGAAGGTTTTTTCTTGACctgtgatcatatgatttttatgatAATATAACCAATCTGACTTTGAGACATGTTCTAGGACTAGTAAAAGACGACATCACCTTCTCATTTGATAAGGGCTTTTTTTTTATCACCCTACTGATGCTTTGAGACTCAGCTGTGGCCGCACTTCCTCCTGAAAGCCTCCCATAAGCCTTAAAATTGTGCTAAGTATATCTCCTTTGTGCTCCCACAGCACTCTGCACACTACCGAACTATGATGATATTATTCTGATTATGTGTTTTTCTCCTTAACTAAAAAGCAAGCTCTTTGAGAGTAAGGGTTCTGTCTTAATTAAAATGTTCTATCTAGTGTAGGGTCTATCACATGGGGCCAGTGCTCAGTAAAATTTTGTTGAGCCGATAGatactgaataataataataacttctaCTTGTCCGTAGTTTATTATTTATGCAGGATCTCCTTCGATCTTTACCAGTAGCCTCTGAGATAGACAGGGATTACAATCTGcattgtacaggtgaggaaaatgcagctcagagagggtaagtaatttgtccaaggttatGTTGGCTAGTAATTACTGGAGCTATAACTGGACCTCGGGTTTTCCCAGCGTAATTCTCAGGATCTTTTGACGATAACTGTTCCTGTGTAAGGAGTTGCATTATCAGGGGATTTAGATCTTCAATCTCTGAGAAAATATTGGAAGGTAATTATATTAGGGTCCAGTTACAGAGCAGGCAAAAAGGGTGAACTTGGAGCCGAGATGCAATAAATAGATAACCAGTTACAGAAAAGAATGGGAtagatttatttctttgcttcacATTACAACGTTAGAAGCTTTGGCCAGTTCTTTCAGTTAatggtttactttttaaaataacttttattcacCCACATATTGTTTTGGTTACTAGGGATACAGTATTTTAACAAGACGGAtgaaattcctttctttctttttttataaagcttatattctagtgggagatagaaaattactaaagaaataaacaataacaatattGTATATGATGTGAAGGAGTCAGCTTTACAAATACAGACAAAAGTGCATTCCAGGCAGGGAAAGTCACTAATGCAAAGGCCCCAAAGAAGGAATCTTGGCATTTttgcagaatttaaaaaaggCCAGTGTAGCTGAAGTGTAGTCAGCTAGCAGAGAGGGGGACAAGATGAGACTACAGTGGCTAGATGTAGGACTTTAATAAATAAACCAGGGTAAGGAGTATGATTCTTAGCCTAATATAGTCAAAAACCATCAGATGGTTTTGAATAAGGGAGTGATAagatctgatttatattttaaatgaattactgTGGTTGCTGCTTGAAAACCACTTTGAGGGGTATAGAAAAATGAAAGCGGGGAGACTAGTTTGGAAGTCGATCACCTTATTCTAGATGGTGGCTTGAAGTAGGATGGTTGTGAAGGTAACAAATGAGAGAAGTCAGTGGATGtcaatgatgtttttttttttttttttgatttaataaagatttatttttcaaaacatacagTTGGTGGAACCTGTTTTTCATGCATCTTCACCAGCAGCTGGGGCATCCCCACCCTTGGTGTTTCTGGTGTAAATTACTTGAGCTCGGTGctttgaaactaatttaataagtCCTTTACTAAGGAGCTCCTGAAGGGCTGCCCTGGCCAAGGAACCGCGGATCTTCAGTCTCTCGGGGACAACAGCTGGGGTTATAAGCTTATAGTTGGGAACTTCCTTACAGAGTTTGTCATATGTCGCTTTGTCAAACAAGACTAGGTTATTGAGCTTGTCCCGAACTTTGCCTTTGGACCACTTCTTCTTTTTGGCCTTGCCTCCAGATTTGTTCACTGGGTCTTTGTCTTTCTTGGCCGACTTTCCagcatctttcttcttcttgtcgTCTTTGGGCGGCATGGCAAAGTGCGGACAGCAGACGCTACGACTGCCGCTTCGCTAAGATGTCGGACAAAAAGGCGTCAATGATGTTTTTGAAGTATTGTAATTCTTAGGATCTTTTGATGATAACTGTTCCTTTGTTGACACGACAGACTAGGTATGAGAGAAAAAGGGGAATCAGGATAATAGTAACAATGATGATAGCTTAAACTCAATGCCAGTTTAGTATCTGCCAGGTGCTCTTCTAAATGGTTTATATGAATTAAGACACTTAATCTTCATAGTAACCTGTCCAGTGGGTACCATTATTACCCTCTAAGGCTTACAGTATCTTTGTATAGGTAATGAGGAGcggaggcaggatttgaatccatgcagtctggcttc includes these proteins:
- the LOC117020369 gene encoding 40S ribosomal protein S25-like, translated to MPPKDDKKKKDAGKSAKKDKDPVNKSGGKAKKKKWSKGKVRDKLNNLVLFDKATYDKLCKEVPNYKLITPAVVPERLKIRGSLARAALQELLSKGLIKLVSKHRAQVIYTRNTKGGDAPAAGEDA